A region of Sulfurimonas sp. DNA encodes the following proteins:
- the tagH gene encoding type VI secretion system-associated FHA domain protein TagH: MKLVLDIVKNGKNIPAKRNFHFEEEGGSIGRMEENDWVLTDQNSYISGVHAHIICKHGSYFIKDESTNGTFLKNPYKKLPKGHPVKINASDVFIIGDHELQARYTNNDYSENDIISPFVETSESSNVIEAFEEANISDDIIPNEDFLFASSSNSFIPADEENPSDTDVISIIEDIPSSVASEDISMSDFINVSVPEPVEAVIETKEEIFEEHITVPSYTKSKVKPTPTKKVSIEVDAGLATSVAILEAKLGININNLEQEERDLLMADIGDVINNTLDSLQNSLQLKDKTKQDLQLSTSHLDVDNNPVKLGSAAAKLLQNNEQGSRLGMMKVSDAITKSFNEIDSHCIALHSSSKNVINIAMAKFSPKNLEHRFELTGALRGVLPKQQLCWKAYNEMFNTLKEHPEDGVEMIREDFKKEYENISYSLKLRTVSTRQGI, encoded by the coding sequence ATGAAATTAGTATTAGATATTGTAAAAAATGGTAAAAACATTCCTGCAAAACGTAATTTTCATTTTGAAGAAGAGGGTGGAAGCATTGGTAGAATGGAAGAAAATGATTGGGTCTTAACAGACCAAAACTCTTACATATCCGGAGTGCATGCTCATATAATTTGTAAACACGGAAGTTATTTTATAAAAGATGAGAGTACAAATGGTACTTTTTTGAAAAATCCTTATAAAAAACTTCCAAAAGGACATCCTGTAAAGATTAATGCTTCTGATGTTTTTATTATTGGTGACCACGAACTACAAGCTCGTTATACAAATAATGATTACTCTGAAAATGATATTATCAGTCCATTTGTAGAAACTAGTGAAAGTAGTAATGTGATTGAAGCTTTTGAAGAAGCCAATATAAGTGATGATATTATCCCTAATGAGGATTTTCTTTTTGCGTCAAGCTCAAATAGTTTTATCCCAGCAGATGAAGAAAATCCTAGTGATACAGATGTAATAAGTATTATTGAAGATATACCTTCGTCTGTAGCATCTGAAGATATTAGTATGTCTGACTTTATAAATGTATCTGTACCTGAACCTGTAGAGGCAGTGATTGAAACGAAAGAGGAAATATTTGAAGAACATATTACTGTTCCTTCTTATACTAAGTCTAAAGTAAAACCTACTCCAACAAAAAAAGTTTCAATAGAAGTAGATGCGGGACTAGCAACCTCTGTTGCCATTTTAGAGGCTAAACTTGGAATCAATATTAATAACCTAGAGCAAGAAGAAAGAGATTTATTGATGGCAGATATAGGTGATGTTATTAATAATACACTTGATTCACTACAAAATTCTCTTCAGCTCAAAGATAAAACGAAACAAGATTTACAACTATCAACCTCTCATCTGGATGTTGATAACAATCCAGTAAAACTTGGTTCTGCAGCGGCAAAGCTTTTACAAAATAATGAACAAGGTTCTAGACTTGGGATGATGAAAGTGTCAGATGCTATTACAAAATCATTTAATGAAATAGACTCTCATTGTATTGCTCTACATAGTTCAAGTAAAAATGTTATTAATATTGCAATGGCAAAATTTTCACCAAAAAATCTTGAACATAGATTTGAATTAACAGGAGCACTTCGTGGTGTTTTGCCAAAGCAGCAACTTTGTTGGAAGGCTTACAATGAAATGTTTAATACGCTTAAGGAACATCCTGAAGATGGTGTTGAGATGATTCGTGAAGATTTTAAAAAAGAGTATGAAAATATTTCATATAGTTTAAAGCTTCGTACAGTTAGCACAAGGCAAGGCATCTAA
- the tssH gene encoding type VI secretion system ATPase TssH, translating to MKLELPKLIQKMDMLTKTDLENAGYRCVSRGGNEVLIEDFLYVMLENPKSVLNAVLTQYDISQQKMQEALQHGVKISSSESASPVLSPLLITWLEDAYIISHVTLEVLEISETALILSIFDNASRYANTSYFKLFADVSIKEVKSLLEGLNSAAIEKITATQKGNLSIANELEKYTTNLTQQAMDGKIDPVLCRDEEIKQAIDIVLRRRKNNPILVGEAGVGKTAIVEGLALKIVNKDVPDYLYNAQILSLDLGALQAGASVKGEFERRLQAVIKEIQNSAEFIILFIDEAHTLIGAGGNEGGSDAANILKPALARGNLRTIAATTWLEYRKYFEKDPALSRRFQKIDLMEPSVNEAITILRGIADKYEDEHNVYIEDEALVAAAQLSARYITGRQLPDKAIDVLDTACANVKISKSNIPFALQKIQNEIIIINRTITSYDRDAKHGVKDYSKKIKILEKEKKILEKEANKVETSWQKQKMHLEKIMQFRKEGKETELKKEHIKFKALQEKGTYIFENVSFEQVAEVIASWTGIPLGSMVQEQTKLVLSLDEKLREEIIGQDEALSHLSTFLQISTAGMKNEKSPAGVFLLVGPSGVGKTETARNVAKLMFGGEKFLTTINMTEFQEKHTISRLIGSPPGYVGYGEGGQLTDPVRIKPYSVVLLDEIEKAHPDILNLFYQIFDRGVVNDGEGREIDFKNTVIFMTSNLATQEITSLCAEDKNIEMQDLINAITPTLSSYLKPALLGRMNVIPYINLSDVALKEIVKLKLNFIEKQLTAKEVKFKYEEELLDRIVFLSNAMDTGARNIDLIINTNIMPVLSKTILECTIEQSSLKTVNLYLDKNNKISVKSTREINKSTIKRK from the coding sequence ATGAAACTAGAATTACCAAAGTTGATCCAAAAAATGGATATGTTGACAAAAACAGATTTAGAAAATGCAGGGTATAGATGTGTCTCGCGTGGTGGTAATGAGGTTCTTATTGAAGATTTCTTGTATGTTATGCTTGAAAATCCTAAAAGTGTTTTAAATGCTGTACTTACTCAATACGATATTTCACAACAAAAGATGCAAGAAGCTCTTCAGCATGGTGTAAAAATTAGTTCAAGTGAGAGTGCTAGTCCCGTTTTATCACCTCTTTTAATTACATGGCTTGAAGATGCTTATATCATCTCTCATGTAACCTTAGAGGTATTAGAGATTAGTGAAACAGCACTTATTTTGTCTATTTTTGATAACGCATCTCGTTATGCTAATACTTCATATTTTAAATTATTTGCAGATGTTTCTATAAAGGAAGTTAAATCACTTTTAGAAGGACTCAATAGTGCGGCAATTGAAAAGATAACAGCGACACAAAAAGGAAATTTATCCATAGCGAATGAATTGGAAAAATATACGACCAACTTAACTCAGCAAGCGATGGACGGAAAAATAGACCCTGTCTTATGTAGAGATGAGGAAATTAAACAAGCAATCGATATTGTTCTCCGTCGTAGAAAAAACAATCCTATTTTAGTTGGTGAAGCTGGTGTAGGTAAAACAGCAATTGTAGAAGGACTTGCACTTAAAATAGTCAACAAAGATGTACCTGACTATCTTTATAATGCACAGATTCTTTCGCTTGATTTAGGGGCACTTCAAGCTGGTGCTAGCGTTAAAGGTGAGTTCGAAAGACGTCTTCAAGCTGTAATTAAAGAGATTCAAAATAGTGCTGAATTTATTATTTTATTTATTGATGAGGCTCATACTTTAATTGGGGCAGGGGGAAATGAAGGTGGATCAGATGCCGCAAATATTTTAAAACCTGCTCTGGCTCGTGGGAATCTTAGAACAATAGCAGCAACTACATGGCTAGAGTATCGAAAGTATTTTGAAAAAGATCCAGCACTGTCTCGTCGTTTTCAGAAAATTGACCTTATGGAACCTAGTGTTAATGAAGCGATTACTATTTTACGAGGTATTGCGGATAAGTATGAGGATGAGCATAATGTCTACATTGAAGATGAAGCACTAGTAGCGGCTGCTCAACTATCAGCACGCTATATTACAGGTCGTCAACTCCCTGACAAGGCAATTGATGTTTTAGATACAGCTTGTGCAAATGTGAAAATATCAAAATCTAATATTCCTTTTGCTCTACAAAAAATTCAGAACGAAATTATAATTATTAACCGTACAATAACTTCATATGACAGAGATGCAAAACATGGAGTAAAAGATTACTCTAAAAAAATCAAGATATTAGAGAAAGAAAAAAAGATACTTGAAAAAGAAGCTAACAAAGTAGAAACTTCTTGGCAAAAGCAAAAAATGCATTTAGAAAAAATCATGCAATTTCGTAAAGAGGGGAAAGAGACTGAACTTAAAAAAGAACATATTAAATTTAAAGCCTTACAAGAGAAGGGAACTTATATTTTTGAAAATGTTAGTTTTGAACAAGTTGCTGAAGTCATTGCTTCATGGACAGGAATTCCATTAGGTTCAATGGTGCAGGAACAAACAAAACTTGTATTAAGTTTAGATGAAAAATTAAGAGAAGAAATTATTGGTCAAGATGAGGCACTATCTCATCTAAGTACTTTTTTACAGATTTCAACTGCAGGTATGAAAAATGAAAAATCACCAGCAGGTGTTTTTTTATTAGTAGGTCCATCTGGAGTTGGTAAAACAGAAACTGCAAGAAATGTGGCTAAATTAATGTTTGGAGGAGAGAAGTTTTTAACTACTATCAACATGACAGAGTTTCAAGAAAAACATACAATTTCAAGACTAATTGGCTCACCTCCAGGGTATGTAGGTTACGGAGAAGGCGGACAACTAACTGACCCTGTTCGTATAAAACCTTATTCAGTAGTTCTTTTAGATGAGATAGAAAAAGCACATCCTGATATATTAAATTTATTTTATCAAATTTTTGATAGAGGTGTTGTAAATGATGGAGAAGGCAGAGAGATAGATTTTAAGAATACAGTTATTTTCATGACTTCTAATCTTGCAACGCAAGAAATTACTAGCTTATGTGCGGAAGATAAGAATATTGAAATGCAAGATCTAATAAATGCTATTACTCCAACTCTATCTTCTTACTTAAAACCTGCACTTTTAGGTCGTATGAATGTGATTCCTTATATAAATTTAAGTGATGTAGCACTAAAAGAAATAGTAAAACTAAAACTTAATTTTATTGAGAAACAGCTCACAGCAAAAGAAGTAAAATTCAAGTATGAGGAAGAGCTTCTTGATAGAATCGTATTCTTATCAAATGCTATGGATACTGGAGCTAGAAATATTGATCTTATAATCAATACCAATATTATGCCAGTTTTATCTAAAACAATCTTAGAGTGTACAATCGAGCAAAGCTCTTTAAAGACTGTGAATCTCTACTTGGACAAAAACAATAAAATCTCTGTAAAGAGTACTCGTGAAATAAACAAATCAACTATAAAAAGGAAATAA
- the icmH gene encoding type IVB secretion system protein IcmH/DotU, which yields MSSVANKTMIVAVSSGTDTLTNFNQEQESYSTFKNTTISRAKLKNNTSKNIYEGTSNSFLFLSSDIFKQIDSFQNSYEIGELQDMRVLLIEDINFFTESANEKGIDNSQVMLARYILCTFSDEIICTTYWGKDNNWANSSLLGHFYNETYGGDKFFQILEQLLRAPAKYIDLLELMYICLSLGFEGKYRIQNKGKMELDSIRESLFRQMKMMEVRETKNFYASQKVSSKSNYLIYKTSYQILAISIALMLSLAYGILTFSLVNKENRVLEVLKTQYNKYTTEQISDNTSFIQVTEEILIPGMTEPTNEVPKTIIIKDLNE from the coding sequence ATGAGTTCAGTAGCTAATAAAACAATGATAGTAGCAGTTTCAAGTGGAACAGATACTCTTACAAATTTCAATCAAGAACAAGAGTCTTATTCCACTTTTAAAAATACCACGATTTCACGTGCTAAATTGAAAAATAATACAAGTAAAAATATATATGAAGGTACAAGCAATAGCTTCTTATTTCTATCTTCTGATATTTTTAAACAAATTGATAGTTTTCAAAATTCTTATGAGATTGGAGAGCTTCAAGATATGAGAGTTTTGCTTATAGAAGATATTAATTTCTTTACTGAATCAGCCAATGAAAAAGGTATTGATAATTCTCAGGTTATGCTCGCGCGTTATATATTATGTACCTTTTCTGATGAAATTATATGTACAACTTACTGGGGTAAAGATAATAATTGGGCAAACTCTAGTCTTCTAGGTCATTTTTATAATGAAACATATGGCGGAGATAAGTTTTTTCAAATTTTGGAACAACTTCTTCGCGCCCCTGCCAAGTATATAGATCTTTTAGAATTGATGTATATCTGTCTTTCTCTTGGTTTTGAGGGAAAATATAGAATCCAAAATAAAGGAAAGATGGAACTTGATTCTATTCGTGAAAGCCTTTTTAGACAAATGAAGATGATGGAGGTACGTGAGACTAAAAACTTTTATGCATCACAAAAAGTATCATCCAAAAGTAACTATCTTATATATAAAACTTCTTATCAAATTTTAGCTATTAGTATTGCTCTAATGCTTTCTTTAGCGTATGGGATACTGACTTTTTCTCTTGTAAATAAAGAAAACAGGGTTCTAGAAGTACTTAAGACACAATATAATAAATATACTACAGAACAAATAAGTGATAATACATCCTTTATTCAAGTAACAGAAGAGATACTTATTCCTGGTATGACAGAACCTACAAATGAAGTACCAAAAACAATTATTATAAAGGATTTAAATGAGTAA
- the tssK gene encoding type VI secretion system baseplate subunit TssK, whose product MIQHRVVWKEGLFIRPQHFQQSDRYFTDELMIRTKELSSNAWGFFDIDIDTHHLTSGKIVINSASGVMPDGTLFYISSKVDSLRLDIKIEDASKEFYLALPITMHNSDEVHFKEQTNRLTRLIAENIDNVPNSNAGEMSETSLLSARYNFKLLLEEEINEGYVNMKIGNIGDVSVSGIVSLDETYIATYLHLHASDTLLSKINELVSTLSYRAEKLSEKLSDSNVQATELGDYLMLQLLNKTKSRLHYYLTQDRIHPSELFLELTSLVGELAVFMKKEKRIIEEFVYDHEYQGESFNKVITELNDMLSMVLEQNSISLPVEKQKYGIYTSKVAEKSMINSSSFVFAVKADIEEDQLKKLLLSNLKMGSIETIRDLVNYHLGGFKLKPLATAPRQIPYKVNYIYFKVELEQEDKEKLVRSGGFAFHLSGELPNVEYTLWAIRND is encoded by the coding sequence GTGATACAACATAGAGTAGTATGGAAAGAGGGACTTTTTATTCGTCCTCAACATTTTCAGCAAAGTGATAGGTACTTTACAGATGAATTAATGATTAGAACAAAAGAGCTAAGTTCTAATGCTTGGGGTTTTTTTGATATAGATATAGATACTCATCATCTAACTTCAGGCAAAATTGTTATCAATAGTGCTTCTGGAGTAATGCCTGATGGTACACTCTTTTATATTAGCTCTAAAGTTGATTCCTTGAGATTAGATATAAAAATTGAGGATGCATCTAAAGAATTTTATCTTGCACTGCCTATTACTATGCATAATAGCGATGAAGTTCATTTTAAAGAACAAACAAATAGATTAACTCGTTTAATAGCGGAGAATATTGATAATGTACCCAATAGCAATGCTGGTGAAATGAGTGAAACTAGTCTTTTAAGTGCACGTTATAACTTTAAACTTCTTTTAGAAGAAGAGATTAATGAGGGTTATGTAAATATGAAAATAGGAAATATTGGAGATGTAAGTGTTAGCGGAATTGTAAGTTTAGATGAAACTTATATAGCGACTTATCTTCATCTTCATGCTTCCGATACACTTCTGAGTAAAATAAATGAGTTGGTTAGTACACTGTCCTATCGAGCTGAAAAACTTTCTGAAAAATTAAGTGATTCAAATGTTCAAGCAACAGAACTAGGTGATTACCTTATGCTTCAACTGCTAAATAAAACTAAAAGCCGTCTACATTATTACCTTACTCAAGATAGAATTCACCCTTCAGAACTTTTTCTCGAACTGACTTCTTTAGTTGGTGAGTTAGCTGTATTTATGAAAAAAGAAAAGAGAATTATTGAAGAATTTGTGTATGATCATGAGTATCAGGGTGAGAGTTTCAACAAGGTTATTACAGAACTTAATGACATGCTTAGTATGGTCTTAGAGCAGAACAGTATTTCACTTCCAGTGGAAAAACAAAAATATGGAATATATACATCTAAAGTTGCAGAAAAGTCTATGATTAATTCTTCAAGTTTTGTATTTGCTGTCAAAGCAGATATTGAAGAAGACCAGCTTAAAAAACTGCTTCTTTCTAATCTTAAGATGGGAAGTATAGAGACTATTAGAGATCTCGTTAATTACCACCTTGGAGGTTTCAAACTTAAGCCTTTAGCAACGGCTCCAAGACAAATTCCATATAAAGTAAATTATATTTATTTTAAAGTAGAACTTGAACAGGAAGATAAAGAAAAACTTGTTCGTTCTGGTGGATTTGCTTTTCACCTTTCGGGTGAACTTCCAAATGTAGAGTATACCCTTTGGGCGATTCGTAATGATTAA
- a CDS encoding DUF2235 domain-containing protein, which produces MAQESKRALGAVAYEGDKMMFISSVVTNNESDMDTNKQCANFGNKNRWAYLAVGYKESEVLRKQHSDSEALLKALRDKYEPYLKESILSQEGISSTEIKDCIMKNTGSVVYLEHSQACSTNSIKDVLRLHKMTSRIKKLKEIHTKKTPITTRITLSFTRQEAQRLLKDDHVFAIVAFAYGYKGEDRALKIIKAKEAQVAFVPRTRLECGVFFDGTNNNMYNTEMRLAYEDYFKLKSQMMTGENKTTRHTWESKILDPEIPESEILPLIFTDLKKSMKAVYGEKRHSEEKYDDGVVFGIGQNDVSADCDAVYEYFKESKMQETLKKIQDIQALANDVYNKDMKDKETKRIKEEFKLTQRTVAYIEEEILISGKDSSYTGALSNVAHLYEYYDIEVTKSTHRDADLFECFRDKIYITGAGTHSDNKEGNHEEDDLFLGQAFAIGDAGVRAKVNGACKALHEKVFALDANYVDTLVLDVFGFSRGAAEARHFVSKLCEGLECSFERTVQDKNRNDYIEYELSKKGENLYPHIIKEKASEKEKVIIDKIVFRFVGVFDTVSHEGLFQGDDAKDLGLKLESKKVSKLVHLTAKDEFRYNFDLVSIFGEHTKNEQGEKEQEDFLEKEFFGAHSDVGGGYRDNISEEVQLPTQIRRLHTSFENKDIYDERIVEKIKKWNRRHHWVKNLNDSMIKNIKYHNDMGTTDGFYIKKRVSVEEEEMTVRYKIYMYRAKVDSEYAQVPLEYMYKKVKEVVPMKELSKLTYKNMGIDKELVIKADDNHYKTIKSQFFHHSSSAGIAHKASRGNKNILYGERTIHYV; this is translated from the coding sequence ATGGCACAAGAGAGTAAAAGAGCCCTTGGCGCTGTTGCTTATGAAGGCGATAAGATGATGTTTATATCTAGTGTTGTAACCAATAACGAGTCTGATATGGATACAAACAAACAGTGTGCAAATTTTGGAAATAAAAATCGTTGGGCTTACTTAGCTGTGGGGTATAAAGAGAGTGAAGTTTTACGAAAACAACATAGTGACAGTGAGGCACTCTTAAAAGCTCTTAGAGATAAGTACGAGCCTTATTTAAAAGAGAGTATTTTAAGTCAAGAGGGGATTAGCTCCACTGAGATAAAAGACTGCATTATGAAAAATACAGGGAGTGTTGTTTACCTTGAACACTCTCAGGCTTGTTCTACTAACTCTATTAAAGATGTTCTGCGCCTTCATAAGATGACTTCACGCATAAAAAAACTAAAAGAGATACATACTAAAAAAACTCCAATAACAACACGCATAACCCTAAGTTTTACAAGGCAAGAGGCACAGAGACTTTTAAAAGATGACCATGTTTTTGCTATTGTTGCGTTTGCGTATGGCTATAAGGGAGAGGACAGAGCCTTAAAGATTATAAAAGCGAAAGAAGCTCAGGTTGCATTTGTTCCAAGAACCCGTTTAGAGTGTGGGGTCTTTTTTGATGGTACGAATAATAATATGTACAATACTGAAATGCGTTTGGCTTATGAGGACTACTTTAAATTAAAGTCACAAATGATGACGGGAGAGAATAAAACAACTCGTCATACATGGGAATCAAAAATCTTAGACCCAGAAATACCCGAATCAGAAATACTTCCTTTAATCTTTACCGACTTAAAAAAGAGTATGAAGGCAGTTTATGGGGAAAAACGCCACAGTGAAGAGAAGTATGATGATGGTGTAGTTTTTGGAATTGGACAAAATGATGTGTCTGCTGATTGTGATGCTGTTTATGAGTATTTCAAAGAGTCTAAGATGCAAGAGACTTTGAAAAAAATACAAGATATTCAAGCACTTGCAAATGATGTTTACAACAAGGATATGAAAGATAAGGAAACAAAGAGAATAAAAGAAGAGTTTAAATTAACCCAACGAACAGTAGCCTACATAGAAGAAGAGATTTTAATCAGCGGAAAAGATTCAAGTTACACGGGTGCTCTTAGTAATGTGGCACACTTGTATGAATATTATGACATAGAAGTTACTAAATCAACACATAGAGATGCAGATTTATTTGAGTGTTTTAGAGATAAAATTTATATTACAGGGGCAGGTACACATAGTGATAACAAAGAGGGAAATCATGAAGAAGATGACCTCTTTTTAGGGCAAGCCTTCGCCATAGGCGACGCAGGTGTTCGAGCTAAGGTTAATGGTGCTTGTAAAGCTTTACATGAGAAGGTGTTTGCTTTAGATGCAAACTATGTAGACACCTTGGTTTTAGATGTTTTTGGTTTTTCTCGTGGAGCTGCAGAAGCTCGACATTTTGTGAGTAAACTTTGCGAAGGATTAGAGTGTAGTTTTGAAAGAACTGTACAAGATAAAAATAGAAATGATTATATTGAGTATGAGTTAAGTAAAAAAGGTGAAAATCTTTATCCTCATATTATTAAAGAAAAAGCATCTGAAAAAGAGAAGGTAATTATTGACAAAATCGTTTTTCGTTTTGTAGGGGTCTTTGATACAGTTTCACATGAAGGGCTGTTTCAAGGCGATGATGCAAAAGACTTAGGGCTTAAGCTTGAGAGTAAAAAAGTAAGCAAACTTGTACATCTTACAGCTAAAGATGAGTTTAGATATAATTTTGATTTAGTTTCAATTTTTGGTGAACATACTAAGAATGAGCAGGGTGAAAAAGAGCAAGAAGACTTTTTAGAAAAAGAGTTTTTTGGTGCCCATTCAGATGTAGGTGGTGGGTACAGAGATAATATATCCGAAGAGGTTCAGCTTCCTACACAAATTCGTAGATTACACACAAGCTTTGAGAATAAAGATATATATGATGAAAGAATTGTTGAAAAAATAAAAAAGTGGAACAGAAGGCATCATTGGGTTAAAAACCTTAATGATTCGATGATTAAAAATATTAAATACCATAATGACATGGGAACAACAGATGGTTTTTACATTAAAAAAAGAGTCTCTGTTGAAGAAGAAGAGATGACTGTCAGATATAAAATATATATGTACAGAGCCAAAGTAGATTCTGAGTATGCACAAGTTCCTTTGGAATATATGTATAAAAAAGTTAAAGAAGTTGTACCTATGAAAGAATTATCTAAGCTAACATATAAAAATATGGGCATAGATAAAGAGCTAGTGATTAAGGCAGATGACAACCACTATAAAACAATAAAGTCACAATTTTTCCATCACTCCTCATCTGCTGGTATTGCACATAAAGCAAGTCGTGGAAATAAAAATATTCTCTACGGAGAAAGGACTATTCATTATGTTTAA
- the tssJ gene encoding type VI secretion system lipoprotein TssJ has translation MKNIVKIVLSATILVAMSGCASKPTHLDLVIKSSNNINLDSDNVSSPLMLNFYELDSAEQFSKLDYWTLLDSGKDRLNSDLISQNKHIILPSEKQHYKIIFNDKAKFLGIIGNFRNLDSNSTWRYVINLEDKTHNSVELEINKYRIKEAE, from the coding sequence ATGAAAAATATAGTAAAGATAGTACTAAGTGCAACGATTTTAGTAGCAATGAGTGGATGTGCGAGTAAACCGACACATTTAGATTTAGTGATAAAAAGTAGCAATAACATTAACCTTGATAGTGATAATGTCTCTTCTCCTTTAATGCTTAATTTTTATGAGCTTGACTCTGCTGAACAATTCTCAAAACTTGATTATTGGACACTTCTAGATAGTGGTAAGGATAGGTTAAATAGTGATTTAATTTCTCAAAACAAACATATTATTTTACCGAGTGAAAAACAGCATTATAAAATTATTTTCAATGATAAGGCAAAGTTTTTAGGGATTATTGGAAACTTTAGAAACTTAGATTCTAATTCTACATGGAGATACGTAATTAACTTAGAAGATAAAACACATAATTCTGTAGAGCTTGAAATTAATAAATACAGAATTAAGGAAGCAGAGTGA